A genomic region of Magnolia sinica isolate HGM2019 chromosome 6, MsV1, whole genome shotgun sequence contains the following coding sequences:
- the LOC131248001 gene encoding uncharacterized protein LOC131248001 yields the protein MQRQSLGSPGSKLQIHGGKEEKLEGEEKRKGVEEEEEKKAEKLIRSSSRTEKSVHLIPILMIFCFLVLYLVSHDPSQKDLISIGAHNRTFSRKDSTEVEDIGRLYELEKSELLPIHGHRSLQEVRKGSGKSRPLKLHRKFGDF from the exons ATGCAGCGGCAATCGCTCGGGTCGCCCGGttcgaagctccaaatccatggaggaAAAGAGGAGAAGCTCGAAGGGGAAGAGAAGAGGAAGGGagtggaagaggaagaagagaagaaggcgGAGAAGCTCATTAGATCGAGCTCTCGAACCGAGAAATCCGTACATCTCATACCGATTCTGATGATCTTCTGCTTCCTCGTTCTCTACCTTGTCTCCCACGATCCCTCTCAAAAAG ATTTGATAAGTATCGGAGCTCACAATCGGACATTTAGTCGAAAAG ATTCAACTGAGGTCGAGGATATTGGGAGATTATACGAACTGGAAAAAAGCGAGCTTTTGCCGATTCACGGCCACCGGAGCTTGCAGGAGGTGAGGAAGGGGTCCGGAAAATCTCGTCCGTTGAAACTCCATAGGAAATTTGGTGATTTTTAG